A region of Frederiksenia canicola DNA encodes the following proteins:
- a CDS encoding class I SAM-dependent methyltransferase → MTAIQLINESDNLDKFQAICDKWQLVHDSSAILALVLTNERLELRKLDEPKLGAIAVNFVDGTMAHRRKFGGGRGEAVAKAVGIKGDYLPTVIDATAGLGRDAFVLAAIGCKVTLVERHPVVCALLEDGLVRAYQDAEIGEFMQQRMQLLPVRSISELDPATDFADVVYLDPMYPHKQKSALVKKEMRVFQHLVGADLDSDDFFAPAKQLACKRVVVKRPDYAPFLAAQKPDFSQETKNHRFDVYLSHLTKS, encoded by the coding sequence ATGACAGCTATTCAACTGATTAACGAGAGCGACAACCTAGACAAATTTCAAGCCATTTGCGACAAATGGCAGCTTGTTCACGACAGCTCTGCGATTTTAGCCTTAGTTTTAACCAACGAACGTTTGGAACTCCGCAAACTGGATGAGCCAAAATTAGGGGCAATCGCGGTCAATTTTGTGGATGGTACAATGGCTCATCGGCGGAAATTTGGCGGCGGACGAGGTGAAGCCGTTGCCAAAGCGGTGGGGATCAAAGGCGACTATTTGCCAACGGTGATCGACGCCACCGCAGGCTTAGGGCGTGATGCCTTCGTACTGGCGGCAATCGGCTGCAAAGTGACATTAGTGGAACGCCACCCTGTGGTTTGTGCTTTGCTGGAGGACGGCTTAGTGCGAGCCTATCAAGATGCGGAAATCGGCGAATTTATGCAACAGCGGATGCAGCTATTGCCCGTTCGTTCCATTAGTGAGCTCGATCCTGCGACGGATTTTGCCGATGTGGTCTACCTCGACCCGATGTATCCGCACAAACAGAAAAGTGCGTTGGTCAAAAAAGAGATGCGCGTATTTCAGCATTTAGTGGGGGCGGATTTAGACAGCGATGATTTCTTTGCACCTGCCAAACAGCTCGCCTGCAAGCGGGTAGTGGTTAAACGCCCCGACTATGCCCCCTTCTTAGCCGCACAAAAACCCGATTTCAGCCAAGAGACCAAAAACCATCGGTTTGATGTGTATCTTTCGCATCTTACTAAAAGCTAA
- a CDS encoding SrfA family protein, producing MSTLLRSGDIKDYTALGRDGQAVYTVASQLRDAIRFKRGRMMAEYLAIPQRNDSGSKIDWYVPFESSNPDGSYFIIPWTSATQEERDKALAELDIFKSNMLDLGKELAHSPNTQKGDQLLFSRLLYSENAPFNEQLKAIRFPNEEHIYLVNDRPVITGWGFIEKNKSPYDDPFLALRPAIRPPVAPVATPEVAPAPPVIEEHNKCRWLLTRWWFWLPLLLLLGLLGYYLYTKWWIPKANIKNAATTTQTTSNNTAKANPNKKAPCVLYQVDGILRDEKGKIVIRNSENCLVITDANKIPYRWVNNRWVNTATGEAITDPTLLQNLATNPPLAEQNLPTDPTKSTAPVVGNDPNSGKTDELKNGTQTLPETATPNAAQNTANSPANNAANGGNPNSQPSNTPAAKELALDPTALAAGKTDFLNGNWNAGAGIQDKATGKPLKLSYSFKDGQGKVTLSRGDGVTCSGAVNAAAAKGGLNINNAGIANCTDGSTYQLPNVVCKPTTSGVADCSGSYGSGKAFPMSMKTN from the coding sequence ATGAGCACTTTATTACGCAGTGGTGATATAAAGGACTATACGGCACTTGGACGAGATGGACAGGCAGTCTATACCGTTGCAAGCCAACTCCGTGACGCCATTCGATTTAAACGTGGTCGCATGATGGCGGAATATCTTGCCATTCCACAACGTAATGATTCAGGCAGTAAAATTGATTGGTATGTTCCCTTTGAATCAAGTAATCCAGACGGCTCCTATTTTATTATTCCCTGGACATCCGCCACCCAAGAAGAACGCGATAAAGCTTTAGCTGAGTTGGATATTTTTAAATCCAATATGTTAGATTTAGGCAAAGAGTTAGCCCATTCGCCCAATACACAAAAAGGCGACCAGCTGCTTTTTTCTCGTCTGCTCTACTCCGAAAATGCACCGTTCAATGAACAACTCAAAGCCATTCGCTTTCCCAACGAAGAACATATCTATTTAGTCAATGATCGCCCCGTAATCACTGGTTGGGGATTTATTGAGAAAAATAAATCACCTTATGATGACCCGTTTTTAGCGTTACGCCCAGCGATTCGACCGCCCGTTGCCCCTGTCGCAACACCAGAAGTCGCTCCTGCCCCACCCGTTATCGAAGAACACAATAAATGCCGTTGGCTGCTTACCCGTTGGTGGTTCTGGCTTCCACTATTGTTACTGCTTGGTTTACTTGGGTATTATTTATACACCAAATGGTGGATTCCAAAAGCCAACATCAAAAATGCGGCGACAACGACACAAACAACATCAAACAATACCGCCAAAGCTAATCCGAACAAAAAAGCACCGTGTGTGCTTTATCAAGTGGACGGCATTCTACGTGATGAGAAAGGCAAAATTGTGATCCGAAATAGTGAAAACTGTCTGGTGATTACGGATGCCAACAAAATTCCGTACCGCTGGGTAAATAATCGTTGGGTAAATACTGCAACAGGCGAAGCGATTACGGATCCGACTCTTTTGCAAAATTTAGCCACAAACCCACCGCTTGCAGAGCAAAACCTGCCGACGGATCCAACGAAATCCACCGCACCAGTGGTTGGAAACGATCCTAATAGTGGTAAAACAGATGAACTCAAAAATGGCACACAAACACTGCCAGAAACCGCTACGCCAAATGCCGCTCAAAATACAGCAAATTCTCCTGCAAATAATGCCGCCAATGGTGGAAATCCAAATTCGCAGCCATCGAATACTCCAGCGGCTAAAGAATTGGCGTTGGATCCAACTGCCTTAGCGGCAGGCAAAACGGATTTCTTGAACGGCAATTGGAATGCCGGTGCAGGTATTCAAGATAAAGCAACAGGTAAACCACTTAAACTGAGCTACAGCTTTAAAGATGGTCAAGGCAAAGTAACCTTAAGTCGTGGTGATGGCGTCACCTGTTCAGGTGCGGTAAATGCTGCCGCAGCCAAAGGCGGGTTGAATATCAACAATGCTGGTATTGCGAATTGTACTGACGGTTCAACCTATCAATTGCCAAACGTTGTTTGCAAACCGACTACATCTGGTGTGGCTGACTGTAGCGGTAGCTATGGCTCAGGCAAAGCCTTTCCAATGTCAATGAAAACAAATTAA